Proteins found in one Exiguobacterium sp. 9-2 genomic segment:
- a CDS encoding PadR family transcriptional regulator, giving the protein MPKENMTRYAILGLLASGCTSGYEMKHTIDTSLNHFWKISFGQVYPTLKRLEAEGLIVEEVTDGERKQFALTKNGHAELERWVAEPSVELPVQRNDLLLKLYFARHASKEVTLQKIQEHARLLEERLETYQAIDAMIRSYPDSNDAVYWLLTLDYGIRKTRALLDWCDASLETLEGGN; this is encoded by the coding sequence ATGCCAAAAGAAAATATGACCCGTTATGCGATTCTCGGACTTCTTGCAAGCGGATGTACGTCTGGTTATGAGATGAAACACACGATCGATACGAGCTTGAATCACTTTTGGAAAATCAGCTTCGGACAAGTCTATCCGACGCTGAAACGGTTAGAGGCGGAAGGATTGATCGTTGAAGAGGTCACGGATGGGGAACGGAAACAATTCGCTCTGACGAAAAACGGGCATGCGGAGCTCGAGCGGTGGGTCGCTGAACCGTCCGTCGAATTGCCCGTGCAACGGAACGACCTGTTGTTGAAGCTGTACTTCGCTCGACATGCTTCAAAAGAGGTCACCTTGCAGAAAATTCAGGAGCACGCGCGATTGCTCGAAGAACGGCTTGAGACGTATCAAGCGATCGATGCGATGATTCGTTCTTATCCTGACTCGAATGATGCCGTCTATTGGTTATTGACGCTTGATTATGGCATTCGGAAGACACGGGCGTTACTCGACTGGTGCGACGCTTCCCTTGAGACCCTTGAAGGAGGAAATTGA
- a CDS encoding aminoglycoside phosphotransferase family protein, with the protein MTEATRVRIEQLTGDIGHVEKLFEQGGTSIVYRIEAKKGSYLLKTATEARYQGWLAEEAIVLEEWMQREPGFLPEYVSFFKTEQQSHLLMQWRDGMTLTTALRQATSEQRIQLWQAFGTYLFQFHQRTTGGTSQEWLTERLMTAERYVASAWTSGTMDLLKQLKSSCPEPITASWIHGDCTTDNLLVATDGKLSFIDVGAMRPGDRRYDIALAISPIINDPRALDAFYEGYRFERLTTREFDYYEHGLYSFF; encoded by the coding sequence ATGACGGAAGCAACCCGTGTACGGATCGAACAACTGACGGGGGATATCGGGCACGTCGAAAAGCTTTTTGAGCAAGGGGGAACTTCGATTGTGTACCGGATTGAAGCAAAGAAAGGGAGTTACTTACTAAAGACTGCTACGGAAGCGAGATACCAAGGATGGCTCGCAGAAGAAGCAATTGTCTTAGAAGAATGGATGCAACGAGAACCAGGGTTCCTACCTGAGTACGTTAGTTTTTTTAAGACGGAACAGCAAAGCCATCTCTTGATGCAGTGGCGAGACGGGATGACGTTGACGACAGCCTTAAGACAGGCGACAAGCGAGCAACGGATTCAGCTGTGGCAAGCGTTCGGAACGTATCTTTTCCAGTTTCATCAACGCACGACAGGGGGAACGTCACAGGAGTGGTTAACGGAACGACTTATGACAGCGGAACGTTATGTCGCATCTGCTTGGACGTCCGGCACGATGGATTTACTGAAACAACTAAAGTCCTCCTGTCCGGAGCCGATAACTGCCAGTTGGATTCATGGCGACTGTACGACAGACAATCTGTTGGTTGCGACGGACGGAAAGCTCTCGTTCATTGATGTCGGAGCGATGAGACCGGGCGATCGGCGGTATGATATCGCTCTCGCCATCAGTCCAATCATCAATGATCCGCGAGCCCTCGATGCCTTTTATGAAGGCTATCGATTTGAGCGACTAACTACACGAGAATTTGATTATTACGAACACGGACTGTATTCCTTTTTCTAA
- a CDS encoding NADPH-dependent FMN reductase — translation MEKLNIGIVLGSTREGRLSPQVGKWVKQLADQRDDANYTILDIADYKLPLLGEKDGDASGAAAWSKDVAAQDGFVFIVQEYNHSIAASLKNALDYLRVEWNNKAAGIVSYGSVGGARAAEHLRGILGELLIADVRVHPALSLFTDFENGSVLKAAAVQETSVNQMLDQVIPWATALKTIR, via the coding sequence ATGGAGAAATTAAACATTGGTATCGTCTTAGGATCCACACGTGAAGGACGTCTCAGCCCACAAGTCGGAAAATGGGTCAAACAACTGGCTGATCAACGGGATGATGCGAACTATACGATTCTTGATATCGCCGACTACAAATTACCGCTCCTTGGTGAAAAGGATGGGGATGCGTCGGGTGCTGCTGCTTGGTCGAAGGATGTCGCAGCACAAGACGGCTTCGTCTTCATCGTCCAGGAATACAACCATTCGATTGCAGCGTCACTCAAGAACGCGCTCGATTATCTACGTGTCGAATGGAACAACAAAGCGGCAGGGATCGTCTCTTATGGTTCTGTCGGTGGGGCACGGGCAGCCGAACATTTGCGCGGCATCTTAGGTGAGTTATTGATCGCCGACGTCCGGGTGCATCCAGCGTTATCCTTGTTCACTGATTTCGAGAATGGATCGGTCTTAAAAGCGGCAGCCGTTCAAGAAACATCGGTCAACCAGATGCTCGATCAAGTCATTCCGTGGGCAACGGCATTAAAAACGATTCGCTAA
- a CDS encoding Lrp/AsnC family transcriptional regulator, producing MDQIDQQIVRILQDDARIPWSELGRQIGLSAPAVIERVRKMEDAGIIEGFRAVINPEALAQGLLAVVMFEETRCAGLIEFCKGHPEVVECHRLTGSYNFMVKLQTASVTTLERFLDDASVYGKPSTWIRLSTPVPFTGYTV from the coding sequence ATGGATCAAATTGATCAACAGATTGTCCGGATTCTGCAAGATGATGCCCGGATTCCATGGTCGGAACTCGGACGACAGATCGGGTTATCGGCACCTGCCGTCATCGAACGGGTCCGAAAAATGGAGGACGCGGGAATCATCGAAGGATTCCGCGCTGTCATAAATCCGGAAGCACTCGCGCAAGGGTTACTCGCGGTCGTCATGTTCGAAGAGACACGCTGCGCAGGCTTGATTGAATTTTGTAAAGGACATCCAGAAGTCGTCGAGTGTCATCGCCTGACCGGTAGCTATAACTTCATGGTCAAGTTGCAAACGGCGTCCGTTACAACGCTGGAACGTTTTCTTGATGACGCATCGGTCTACGGCAAACCGTCGACCTGGATTCGACTGTCGACGCCAGTGCCGTTCACGGGATATACGGTATGA
- a CDS encoding alpha/beta fold hydrolase: MSFDLMTLPETTLHYRLILGTSDQPTFIFENGYGQDLSTWQPIMDQVEGLGTILMYDRTNIGGSMQHDSETSRQSVNRLRRLIHTLSLKPPFILVGHSYGGTLVRQFASQYPSEIKGLLLIDATPESYIQRFLPVMPNTFQSIYKKQFTLECTYKDFKESIEATNVDILYPFPVIVLSAGKKDHYSREAQLLWHELQRQTAAQSIQGLLIEVPNSRHFIQQDAPHIVVDALHRLISGDS; encoded by the coding sequence ATGTCTTTCGACTTAATGACGTTACCTGAAACGACGTTACACTATCGTCTGATTCTCGGAACTTCCGATCAACCAACGTTTATCTTTGAAAATGGATATGGACAAGATCTTTCAACCTGGCAACCAATCATGGATCAAGTTGAAGGACTTGGAACGATCTTGATGTATGACCGTACGAACATCGGTGGTAGTATGCAGCATGATTCCGAGACTAGTCGCCAGAGCGTGAATCGCCTTCGCCGTTTGATCCATACCTTATCTCTCAAACCACCCTTTATTCTTGTGGGTCATTCCTATGGCGGCACGTTAGTTCGACAATTTGCATCGCAATATCCAAGTGAAATAAAAGGTCTATTGCTCATCGATGCAACACCAGAGTCCTATATTCAACGCTTCTTACCAGTGATGCCAAACACGTTCCAATCCATATACAAAAAACAATTCACGCTCGAATGTACATACAAAGATTTTAAAGAGAGTATTGAAGCGACGAACGTTGATATCCTCTACCCATTTCCAGTCATTGTTCTGTCTGCTGGTAAAAAAGATCATTATTCGCGTGAGGCGCAACTATTGTGGCACGAATTGCAACGACAAACTGCTGCACAGTCGATCCAAGGCTTGTTGATCGAAGTTCCAAACAGCCGGCACTTCATTCAACAGGATGCCCCCCATATTGTTGTCGATGCGTTACATCGTTTGATTTCAGGTGATTCTTAA
- a CDS encoding ring-cleaving dioxygenase, whose amino-acid sequence MNELKGIHHVTAITSSAEKNYDFFTNVLGMRLVKKTVNQDDIQTYHLFFADDKGSAGTDMTFFDFPGIQKGSHGTNEIFKTAFRVPTDAALEYWIKRFDKYDVKHRGIKEQFGKQTLSFVDFDEQQYMLISDEHNQGVASGTPWQNGPVPLEFAITGLGPIHIRIAEFDNLKAVLEQAMLMREVDQAGSLHLFEMGEGGNGAQVIVEHNVVLPSGRQGFGTVHHVAFRVEDTAALQEWIERMQQLRFNTSGYVDRFFFESLYARVARGVLFEWATDGPGFMGDEPYETVGEKLSLPPFLEPQRAQIEQMVRPIDTVRSTRKIEKEYL is encoded by the coding sequence ATGAATGAACTAAAAGGAATCCACCACGTGACGGCGATTACGAGCAGTGCCGAAAAAAACTATGACTTCTTTACGAACGTCCTAGGGATGCGATTGGTCAAGAAGACCGTCAATCAGGATGACATCCAGACGTATCACTTATTCTTCGCCGATGATAAAGGATCTGCCGGCACGGATATGACATTCTTTGATTTCCCTGGTATCCAAAAGGGATCACACGGAACGAATGAAATCTTCAAGACAGCGTTCCGTGTCCCAACGGATGCGGCACTCGAATACTGGATCAAACGCTTTGACAAATATGACGTCAAGCACCGTGGTATCAAAGAACAATTCGGCAAGCAGACGCTCTCGTTCGTCGATTTCGATGAGCAACAATATATGTTGATTTCTGACGAGCATAATCAAGGTGTCGCTTCCGGCACACCGTGGCAAAATGGTCCGGTACCCCTCGAGTTCGCGATCACGGGACTCGGTCCAATTCACATCCGGATCGCGGAATTCGACAATTTAAAAGCGGTACTCGAACAAGCGATGTTGATGCGCGAAGTCGATCAAGCTGGTTCCCTGCACTTGTTCGAGATGGGCGAAGGAGGAAACGGCGCACAAGTCATCGTTGAGCACAACGTCGTTCTACCAAGCGGACGTCAAGGATTCGGAACGGTGCACCACGTCGCTTTCCGCGTTGAAGATACGGCTGCCTTACAGGAATGGATCGAGCGGATGCAACAGCTGCGCTTCAACACGTCCGGTTACGTCGATCGCTTCTTCTTCGAGTCCCTCTATGCCCGTGTCGCGCGCGGTGTCTTGTTCGAATGGGCAACGGATGGTCCTGGTTTCATGGGTGATGAGCCATACGAAACGGTCGGGGAGAAATTATCATTACCACCATTCCTCGAGCCACAACGGGCACAGATTGAACAAATGGTCCGTCCGATCGATACGGTCCGGAGTACGCGCAAGATCGAAAAAGAATACCTTTAA
- a CDS encoding histidine phosphatase family protein — MRTLYFIRHCESIKKGSDRGRGLTDAGQEQAQELVAFFKAIPIDAIYSSPMQRAMDSVRPLAEQRGLPIYEAAFQERCFQETDERLSPKRLEELLKRSFQNDDYAQKGGESNQIARNRALVAIDQLRKIHPHHRLVVATHGLVLALVLEHYTGRPANEWLSAMASPAIHQLTFDASGKTSHEQLL; from the coding sequence ATGAGGACGCTCTATTTCATTCGCCATTGCGAATCGATCAAAAAAGGCAGTGATCGAGGGCGGGGATTAACGGATGCAGGTCAGGAACAAGCGCAGGAACTCGTAGCGTTCTTTAAAGCGATACCGATTGACGCCATCTACTCGAGTCCGATGCAACGGGCGATGGACTCCGTTCGCCCACTCGCTGAGCAAAGAGGTTTGCCGATCTACGAGGCAGCGTTTCAAGAACGGTGTTTTCAGGAAACAGACGAACGTTTATCACCTAAACGGCTAGAAGAACTGTTGAAGCGATCATTCCAAAATGATGATTACGCGCAAAAAGGTGGAGAGTCGAATCAAATAGCACGCAATCGTGCTCTAGTAGCCATCGATCAGCTACGTAAAATCCACCCGCACCACCGATTGGTCGTCGCGACGCATGGTCTCGTGTTGGCGTTAGTGCTCGAACACTACACTGGACGACCGGCAAATGAGTGGCTGAGCGCGATGGCGAGTCCAGCGATCCATCAGCTGACATTCGATGCAAGCGGGAAAACGTCTCATGAACAACTCTTGTAA
- a CDS encoding DUF1272 domain-containing protein, with translation MESTCVRCQETIETTVYQCSHACTFCEPCTKALDHICQNCGEMLEPVTPVAT, from the coding sequence ATGGAATCAACCTGTGTCCGGTGTCAAGAAACGATTGAAACGACGGTCTATCAGTGCTCGCACGCTTGTACGTTTTGCGAACCGTGTACGAAAGCGCTCGATCATATTTGCCAAAACTGCGGGGAGATGCTCGAACCCGTCACGCCAGTCGCGACATAA
- a CDS encoding Type 1 glutamine amidotransferase-like domain-containing protein, producing the protein MDYLLTSGGIQNPSIHNALREMLRKPIEECHAIAITTASYALSKGLELATNFIQGKDEAPMVDLGWKSVGLLELSAVSVIDPAIWQPAVEQADVILVNGGDPLFLYHWFVESGFDRLLPQLTGVYVGMSAGSMVLTPRIGTDFVGWKKTPEQSDATLGLVDFSIFPHLDHPQLPDNHLQAAKSWAETLTNPAYAIDDATAIRVIGSNVDVISEGKWVQLR; encoded by the coding sequence ATGGACTATTTATTAACGTCTGGTGGGATACAAAATCCATCGATTCACAACGCGTTACGCGAGATGCTCAGAAAACCGATTGAGGAATGCCATGCCATCGCGATCACGACAGCTTCATATGCGTTATCCAAAGGATTGGAGCTTGCTACAAACTTCATTCAAGGAAAAGATGAGGCACCGATGGTCGATTTAGGATGGAAGTCAGTCGGTCTGTTGGAATTATCAGCGGTCTCGGTAATTGATCCAGCAATTTGGCAACCAGCGGTCGAACAAGCGGATGTCATTCTCGTTAATGGTGGTGATCCACTCTTTCTATATCACTGGTTCGTCGAATCGGGCTTCGATCGACTATTACCGCAACTAACCGGTGTTTATGTCGGGATGAGCGCCGGCAGCATGGTCCTTACGCCACGAATCGGAACAGATTTCGTTGGATGGAAAAAGACGCCGGAGCAATCGGACGCAACATTAGGTCTCGTTGACTTTTCAATTTTCCCGCATCTCGATCATCCGCAATTACCAGATAATCACTTACAAGCTGCCAAATCTTGGGCTGAGACATTGACGAATCCGGCGTACGCGATCGACGACGCGACAGCGATCCGTGTTATCGGTTCGAACGTAGACGTGATTTCTGAAGGAAAGTGGGTCCAGTTGCGATGA
- a CDS encoding Type 1 glutamine amidotransferase-like domain-containing protein, with protein MNLMLIGGGQLVAPSHQFINRYVVQLTKHAPHIVFLPTASRDESLYQYQFRDTYEALGAIVSVVTLFDDELSMATQRRLIERADILYVGGGNYPLLVQTLALKGMDLLLEQAVKRGTWYVGVSAGAIYAMEYGIRTSEDGTDYCLDTGEGWLSGCLCPHLNQEKRATRFQEHLPQMDHAIGLPDDTAYILSGTDHYRLGEGHVLCFK; from the coding sequence ATGAACCTCATGCTAATCGGAGGCGGTCAACTGGTTGCTCCGTCTCACCAATTCATCAATCGGTATGTCGTTCAACTGACGAAACACGCGCCACATATCGTCTTCCTGCCGACGGCAAGTCGAGATGAATCGTTATACCAATACCAATTTCGAGATACATATGAAGCACTTGGAGCGATCGTCTCGGTCGTCACGCTATTTGACGACGAACTATCCATGGCGACGCAACGACGATTAATAGAACGTGCCGACATTCTTTATGTCGGCGGTGGCAATTACCCGTTACTCGTTCAGACGCTTGCTCTAAAAGGCATGGATCTATTGCTTGAACAAGCCGTTAAGCGTGGAACATGGTACGTCGGTGTCAGTGCTGGAGCGATCTATGCGATGGAATACGGGATCCGTACGAGTGAGGACGGAACAGACTATTGCCTGGATACGGGAGAGGGCTGGCTGAGCGGTTGTCTCTGTCCACACTTGAACCAGGAAAAACGGGCAACCCGTTTTCAGGAACACCTGCCTCAAATGGATCATGCCATCGGATTACCTGATGACACGGCGTATATTCTTTCTGGGACAGATCACTATCGATTAGGAGAAGGGCACGTGCTTTGTTTTAAATGA
- a CDS encoding ABC transporter ATP-binding protein, protein MHVQHIRFNYPKSPDLLHDVSFSLVPGKLNVLIGMNGAGKTTLFDCMTGALPITSGELDLPHISDILYLTQFIYYSDELKGKDVAVFVGRLARLKAYRKQETYTRHLKQPRELDLFAHLWEMKIGKMSAGEKKWLFVTLLTTIPRSLYIFDEPTSGVDPATRLHIMRRFEQMTASGQTCLFSTHQLHDLLHTAAHVIFLHQGRILYEGDFKEWLNRFETTDPDVAFVQMLELAG, encoded by the coding sequence ATGCACGTCCAACACATACGCTTCAACTATCCGAAATCACCTGATCTGTTACACGATGTCTCCTTTTCGCTTGTTCCCGGGAAACTGAACGTCTTGATCGGGATGAACGGTGCCGGGAAAACGACACTGTTTGATTGTATGACCGGTGCCTTACCGATTACATCTGGTGAACTTGATTTACCTCATATTTCAGACATTCTCTATTTGACGCAATTCATCTATTACTCGGATGAATTAAAGGGCAAGGATGTCGCCGTCTTCGTCGGTCGGCTCGCCCGCTTGAAAGCATATCGCAAGCAAGAAACCTATACGCGTCATCTGAAACAGCCACGAGAGCTCGATTTATTCGCTCATCTGTGGGAGATGAAAATCGGTAAGATGTCCGCTGGCGAAAAGAAATGGTTGTTCGTCACACTTTTGACGACAATTCCACGTTCGCTTTACATCTTTGACGAGCCGACGAGCGGAGTTGATCCGGCAACACGACTTCATATCATGCGACGCTTCGAGCAGATGACCGCAAGTGGACAAACGTGTCTCTTCTCGACCCATCAATTACACGATCTATTACATACCGCTGCCCACGTCATCTTCCTCCATCAAGGTCGTATTTTGTATGAAGGTGACTTCAAGGAGTGGTTGAATCGATTTGAGACGACGGATCCAGACGTCGCGTTCGTTCAAATGCTTGAACTGGCAGGGTAA
- a CDS encoding MarR family winged helix-turn-helix transcriptional regulator, whose translation MTRPNPNMKALTVMVRAVDALHEVIKKDVAQWGLNPTDFSVLELLFHRGRQPIQLIGKKVLITSSSITYVIDKLEKKNYVVRKACPEDRRVTFAELTSEGHQLMEAIFPKHEQAINQVFQGIAPSDLEAFIETAKTIGYQAKKQ comes from the coding sequence ATGACACGACCGAATCCGAACATGAAAGCATTGACGGTCATGGTGCGCGCAGTCGATGCGTTACATGAAGTCATCAAGAAGGATGTTGCGCAATGGGGGTTGAACCCAACGGATTTTTCGGTTCTTGAGTTGCTGTTTCACAGGGGCAGGCAACCGATTCAATTGATTGGGAAAAAAGTCTTGATCACGAGCAGTAGCATCACCTATGTCATCGATAAGCTCGAAAAGAAAAATTACGTTGTCCGAAAAGCATGTCCAGAGGATCGGCGTGTGACATTTGCGGAACTGACCTCTGAAGGACACCAACTGATGGAAGCTATTTTTCCAAAGCACGAGCAAGCGATTAATCAAGTATTTCAAGGAATAGCCCCGTCAGACCTCGAAGCATTCATCGAGACAGCCAAAACGATCGGCTATCAAGCAAAAAAACAATAA
- a CDS encoding DUF4188 domain-containing protein, which produces MKRIIATPNKDVVVFIIGLRINRLRSVRQWLPTVQAMGPMLQECYENDVGLISHESLVGWRSVTLIQYWRSTEELMAYAHGSRHLTAWKRFNQKARTSEAVGIFHETFEVSNYESMYVNLPTRGLAKALGESAIKPHQEKAKERLAERQSQETI; this is translated from the coding sequence ATGAAACGGATCATTGCGACTCCGAACAAAGACGTCGTCGTGTTCATCATCGGTTTACGGATCAATCGCCTACGTTCTGTCCGGCAGTGGTTACCGACGGTCCAAGCGATGGGACCGATGCTACAAGAGTGTTATGAAAACGATGTCGGTCTGATTTCGCATGAGTCACTTGTCGGTTGGCGTTCCGTGACGTTGATTCAGTATTGGCGTTCGACGGAAGAATTGATGGCATATGCCCATGGTTCCCGTCATTTGACGGCGTGGAAACGATTCAATCAGAAGGCACGGACATCAGAAGCGGTCGGGATCTTCCATGAGACGTTCGAAGTCAGCAATTATGAGTCGATGTATGTCAATCTTCCAACCCGAGGTCTAGCGAAAGCACTCGGGGAGTCGGCGATTAAGCCGCATCAAGAAAAAGCAAAAGAGCGCTTAGCCGAGCGACAATCACAAGAGACGATCTAA